Proteins from a genomic interval of Brooklawnia cerclae:
- a CDS encoding MDR family MFS transporter → MTPTGTPRAHGEQIDPAGMRVIWLLLVAAFVAILNETTMGIAIPVLNEDLGLPPELGQWLTSAFMLTMAIVIPTTGFLLRRFTTRQVFLAAMSAFSLGTLLCVVAPGFAFLLFGRVVQAAGTGVMMPLLMTTIMDVAPLHSRGRIMGRASLVISLAPAIGPTLSGAVLDSLGWRWLFRIILPIALLALLAGARWMTNLGDTVRAPIDVLSIVASAFAFGGIVYGLSQLGGGEGAGTGADASGQGVSASTVATIALVAGGVMLGLFAWRQLSLQRHDRALLDLRVFRSGIFTLSVIMMSALALSMFGTLTLLPQYLQNVVGLDPLQAGVILLPGSVLMGLLGPVMGRGYDARGPRPLLIPGSILVAASLFYYATVTETTVWWVLMLVQTGMSVGMAMSFTPLFSASLGSLQRRLYSHGSAVLSTLQQVAGAAGVAILIAIYSTALHDGARDGVTTAIAGASGARTAFLAAAFVSLLAAALSFFVRKPEEPDEVTSELVR, encoded by the coding sequence ATGACCCCCACCGGCACCCCTCGTGCCCATGGCGAGCAGATCGATCCGGCGGGCATGCGGGTCATCTGGCTGCTGCTCGTCGCGGCGTTCGTCGCGATCCTCAACGAGACGACGATGGGGATCGCCATCCCCGTCCTCAACGAGGACCTCGGCTTGCCGCCCGAGCTCGGACAGTGGTTGACAAGCGCTTTCATGCTCACTATGGCGATCGTGATTCCCACGACCGGCTTCCTGCTCCGACGGTTCACGACGCGTCAGGTGTTCCTCGCCGCGATGTCCGCGTTCTCGCTGGGGACGCTGCTGTGTGTCGTCGCGCCCGGGTTCGCGTTCCTGCTGTTCGGCCGGGTCGTCCAGGCCGCCGGAACCGGCGTCATGATGCCGCTGCTGATGACGACGATCATGGACGTGGCCCCGCTCCACTCGCGGGGGCGGATCATGGGACGTGCGAGCCTGGTCATCTCGCTCGCACCGGCGATCGGTCCGACCCTGTCCGGCGCGGTGCTCGACTCGTTGGGGTGGCGGTGGCTGTTCCGCATCATCCTGCCGATCGCGCTCCTCGCGCTCCTCGCGGGCGCACGGTGGATGACCAACCTCGGCGACACCGTGCGGGCGCCGATCGACGTGCTCTCGATCGTGGCGTCGGCGTTCGCGTTCGGGGGGATCGTGTACGGGCTCAGCCAACTCGGTGGCGGCGAGGGCGCCGGTACGGGTGCCGACGCGAGTGGCCAGGGGGTTTCGGCGTCCACCGTCGCGACGATCGCCCTTGTCGCGGGCGGTGTGATGCTCGGCTTGTTCGCGTGGCGGCAGCTGTCGCTTCAGCGCCACGACCGGGCGCTGCTCGACCTGCGCGTGTTCCGGTCGGGGATCTTCACCCTCTCGGTGATCATGATGTCGGCGCTCGCGTTGTCGATGTTCGGGACACTCACGTTGCTGCCGCAGTACCTGCAGAACGTCGTGGGGCTGGATCCGCTGCAGGCAGGGGTCATCCTGCTGCCCGGCTCCGTGCTCATGGGGCTCCTCGGCCCGGTGATGGGCCGTGGGTACGACGCCCGAGGCCCGAGGCCGCTGCTCATCCCCGGCTCGATCCTCGTCGCGGCCTCCTTGTTCTACTACGCGACGGTCACCGAGACCACGGTGTGGTGGGTGCTCATGCTCGTGCAGACCGGCATGTCGGTCGGCATGGCCATGTCGTTCACCCCGTTGTTCTCCGCGTCGCTCGGTTCACTGCAGCGCCGCCTGTACTCCCATGGCTCTGCCGTGCTCAGCACGCTGCAGCAGGTGGCGGGTGCCGCGGGGGTGGCTATCCTCATCGCGATCTACTCGACCGCACTCCACGACGGGGCGCGCGACGGTGTGACCACCGCGATCGCCGGCGCGTCGGGTGCGCGGACGGCGTTCCTCGCTGCGGCCTTCGTCTCGCTCCTGGCCGCTGCCCTGTCGTTCTTCGTCCGCAAGCCCGAGGAGCCGGACGAGGTGACCTCGGAACTCGTGCGCTGA
- a CDS encoding Fic family protein: MISQAERSVRGLNGDAHDLAGVSRFLLRSEAIASSRIEGIAPSVGQVALAELGAQEAVPDVSAQARLVANNMTIVQDARTALVDADRVAVQHLVDLHAALLPGEPQHYGIRTVQNWIGGSDHHPLDADFVPPVASRVPLLLDDLVAYLNGAGHSPIVQAGLVHAQFETIHPFTDGNGRVGRALIHTVLTRRGLTTQAVLPVSLVLSTLRSDYVAGLTAYRHSHTTGSAASHQARAEWLRVFARAVITASEQAGHLGAQLAELRREWAERLADTRAERGHARAVRGDSATAQILRDLPGSPVLTSATVQRIHGVSHVAAGRALDELVAARILHVRDRRGTRFYQAREVLDLVTWAERRLASTRFDTRASPPTRPVPARP; encoded by the coding sequence TTGATCAGCCAGGCCGAACGGAGTGTCCGTGGTCTGAATGGCGACGCCCACGACTTAGCAGGCGTGTCGCGGTTTCTGCTCCGATCTGAAGCGATCGCTTCCTCACGGATCGAAGGCATCGCTCCGTCGGTCGGCCAGGTCGCTCTGGCCGAACTCGGTGCGCAAGAGGCGGTTCCGGATGTCAGCGCCCAGGCGCGCCTGGTAGCGAACAATATGACGATCGTGCAGGACGCCAGGACCGCTCTGGTCGACGCCGACCGTGTTGCAGTCCAGCACTTGGTGGATCTGCACGCCGCCCTGCTGCCAGGGGAACCGCAGCACTACGGGATCCGTACGGTGCAGAACTGGATCGGCGGGTCCGATCATCACCCACTTGACGCGGATTTTGTCCCGCCAGTGGCCTCACGCGTTCCCTTGCTGCTGGATGATCTCGTCGCGTATCTCAACGGCGCTGGGCACTCGCCCATCGTTCAGGCCGGGCTGGTCCACGCTCAGTTCGAGACCATCCATCCGTTCACGGACGGCAACGGACGTGTGGGGCGGGCGCTGATCCACACCGTCCTCACCCGGCGTGGTCTCACGACTCAAGCGGTGCTCCCTGTGAGCCTCGTCCTGTCAACGCTGCGTTCGGACTACGTCGCGGGTCTGACCGCCTATCGGCATTCGCACACCACTGGGTCGGCCGCGTCTCACCAGGCGCGTGCCGAATGGCTGCGCGTGTTCGCCCGCGCTGTCATCACCGCCAGTGAACAGGCCGGGCATCTCGGAGCTCAGCTTGCCGAACTCCGTCGTGAATGGGCGGAGAGATTGGCCGATACTAGGGCGGAACGCGGTCACGCGCGGGCCGTGCGCGGAGATTCTGCCACCGCGCAGATTCTGCGAGACCTTCCCGGGTCGCCGGTGTTGACCAGCGCGACTGTTCAGCGAATTCACGGCGTATCCCATGTAGCTGCGGGACGTGCTCTCGACGAACTCGTCGCAGCGCGCATTCTGCATGTCCGTGACCGTCGGGGCACGAGGTTCTATCAGGCTCGTGAGGTGCTCGACCTCGTGACTTGGGCAGAACGACGCCTGGCCAGCACCAGGTTCGATACGCGAGCGAGCCCGCCGACCCGCCCTGTCCCAGCGCGCCCCTGA